The region GACATCTTGACGACTCAAAGTGATTTCATTGAtcctattaaatatatatattttgaaattggaGACTTACCCAAACTAGATTTACTTAGACTTATTACTAGTCCAGATTTTAGGTATAGGGACAAATAACAACCAAAAATAGGTGTGTTATCTACACAATAGGATTAAAAGGTGCCCCTGACTCATCCTTTGGCTTTGGTAGAAACAACCATTGTTAAAAACAGacatcaatattgatgaaaattttattaaaactataaaaataattattaaaaagcaaaaataaataaaaggtaaGCGAACAAAATGCCACTGATACGGTAATTgatctcataaaaaaatatgtaaacttAATCACAAATTTCGGAAATCATGTTTTCTTTTTAGGGCACTGTAAAGGCAAAACAGGAGGAACATCAGGCACATCATCTGCACATGGCACTCGCTGTCTAAATGAGACATTTTGACTAcagtagatattatatattttaatcaacaGAGTTCCTGAGTAATAGAACATATTTCTAAAAAGTTCATCAGATTCCCTCGGAAAGCATAGAGATCCTGCAAAAAATGCTCCCAAAGTAGTCCCAAAAAGACGTCCAGGTATTCCTCTGTGTCTTGTATATCGAAGTCCAGCCAATCCCCCAAATAACACAACTGCTTGCCTTAGTAACAATCTGTCTGGATCTCGGAAGTAGGTTTTGATTCTATTTGTTGCATTTTCAATATCTCTTGCGATTTCATCCTTAGCAACAATGTACCCATCACGTATATTGCGCAGACCTTTCTGGGCATCGATTCGATATTCTCTAACAGATGGTAGTAAATATTCATGTATTAGTTTACGTTTTGCTTCTGGGCATTTTTCCTGCTGTGCTAAATAGTCCTTGTATTTATAATGTGGACATGTGTATATGGGCAGATCTTTATAGCTCATCTTTGGTGGCTTTTGGGGTATTTCAGGCTGCTTGGCTGCTGCATGAACTACTGGTATAAGATTGATTTTGGAACCAGTAAGTCCAGATTTCAATGCCTCAATCCATAGCCTTCCTATCACGTATAGATCGCCGTAACAAATCCGTGAGAGCGACTGCCGCATATCATCTTCAGAACTAAATACTTCATTACAGCGAGTGATATTTTTATCATTGAATGTAGTGGGCTTAACGTGTTCGTTCATTAATGTACTTTAATATTCACAGTAATTTTGATACCAATAATCTTGGTATTAAGAAATGGTTATCATTATTATTGACAGGTTGTGTCAAATACAACAATAGTACGTACTGTGAAGGATGCCATAAAGTTAATAGACCAATGAGGATTATTCGAAGACatctattttatttgattattgacGTGAAAACTTATTCAGATGCGCcgagcactttattttgtttgttcaaTGAGACTGAATTGTGAGCGTGTGTAATTTATGaagttacataaaatttaattatttttatggaaaaggaggacaaaccatCGTATGGGACgggacacctggtgttaagttatcactgccacccactttctcttgcaacaccagaggaatcacaggtgcgtcgtcggcctttatggaaggtgtatgcgctttttttgaaggtacccatgtcgtgttgaaacacgcacaaggaagctcattcagctttgtagtacgtggaagaaagctccttgaaaaccgcactgtggaggatccccacatatccagatggtgggcgtgatatccttacttggggcgtgtcgtgcgaaggtggaattcggcggcaggaatcaggtgaaacagctcctcggaacactccAAAATTTGGTTAGCTTGTCTTCTATTTTACTAAGCCTTTATAGTAAATATTTCCATTTTAATGgttcatattattaaaaattgaaaaaaaatatatatggcacttaataattatgttaattactTATATACGTTTCTGAGCACTCATTATGTTGTAAAGCCACGCCcatgctatttttattttgaaaaatatgccCTTATGGAAcggaacaaaaaatattatccaGTTGTAACAGTTTATCGAGATCCTGATTTACCGAGTTTCAACATGAAGTGTATAAATTAGGCATATACTATGATATATTATGCCTATCGAACTATCGTTCGACGTACACTTGACCGTTGATTTAAAACGTGAGATTTTCCCGCGTAAACTATCAGTGTGACATTTCTATCAAAATCACACACAAATAACCTTCTTGAAGAATCGATTTAAGCTGCCAATGCAATCCAAATCGATATTATTTCAATCTATTGGACACATAGAGTAATAAACTAGAATGAGACGCCATGTGCACTGGACAAAAAAACTGTAAAGACGTTtaatgtgtaaaaaaataattttatccatTGAGTCCTTGAACTCGTTAACGTAGGATCTCTAGTCAGACCTACTCCGTGCCTGAAGGTTCAGGCACGGACGTAAAGCCAGCCTCCAcgttttctgtttttttttctattggcGCACTATCTCATAACCCACTTATAATCTGTGTGTTGTATATGATGGAAATCCGCTTCCTAAGTCGGGTGCTAATTTGTTACTGCGTTAATCaagctattttatataattatcactttagtttaaatatttttttaattttttaataatcactAGTGACTTAATAAATCATAGATTTCCACGACAGTGCCATCATTCACTTTTTCTGTTTATTTAGGTTGATGTGAttgtaatgataaaaaaataatataaatataattgtataaagatcgtaaataactataataatagcatataatattcaaatctttactaaaattaatattaatttgattcgtgtaagttagttggcactacagcagtgccaactaacattTGTGAGCATATCAACATAGTCGGTAGTCGTGCCTTATGTAAGCTAGAGTCCTTAGTTCGAGAAAATCATTACATATACATTGTTTATTCTAAGTGGAAACTCTGCCAAATACAGTGATTATAAGAATTGTGAGtttattattgtcataaaaaacaataagggacgaaacgagcaggaagttgagctgatggtataatttatacgccatgctcataacaatgtagtgccgctgagaattattgaaaaatccaaatattctgagcagcactacaattgcgctcgtcaccttgagacataaaatgttaagcctAATtcgtccagtaatttcactagctacgtcgcccttcagaccgagacacaataatgtttacacattactgcttcactgcagaaaaaggcgccgttgtggtacccataatgtagccggcatcctgagcaaaggagcctcccactggtaaaactggtaTGTTCAAGTTACCACCCCTTCTACATATATATCATCAACAAAAGTTGAGTGCCAAAATCATATTGTCTCGCACTGCATTCCATCCTGTTTTCTCAACTGGTTAGCGTATcagtatatttcttatttattaaatggaatgaaaaggcataaagggcatttaatttctcaaaattaattcccttacaattatttttaatgtcacttctaacactaccactgaTTCGGAAACCAATGTCgctctttgtaaaatattaaaatttaccatATTTCATACTTTCGTTCTATACCTTTGGGagagatagatatatattttaataatttataaatatgtatttaaaaaaatataatgtagagACTCTCCGATTTTTtagtcatttttttttgttaatgtcATCTCCATTTGAGTAAATTCTCAAAGCGCGAACTCAATTCCAGATCTCAATGCGAAAAACTGCATCATATGCCACGTATTCCATTCAAAATAACAACCAGGTAAATCACCTGTTTTCAGTTTTACAATCTCTAATTCGACCGAGCAAAGTTTAATATCGTATGGCAAGAAGTTTAATGTTAACTTTGTAAAGGTTAAATCGACCGTATGTTAGGCTTAGATGAAGACATGCTAGAACGAGGTATGGATTTGatttttattggccaatgtccGTTACTGGAAATTGTTCGAAGCTTCTAGAAGGTAAAACATAAATATGCAatgttcaataaaattaaaattcatttacTCATGTAGATCAAATAATTATACATAGATATGAATATTAGAACATTTTTAAACCTTTAGGAATTGATGtagcaaaaattaatttaaattagtagtAATAAGTATCACTAATTGAATACTGGCACCGACTTTAAACCTATTAATAGGtagcacatttaaataatagtattttattaatattaaaggtaaaggtttgcataagagttgtattatatttttagttatgtgatacttttcagtttttgaagtcgatttttttaaacgtagtttattttttattaattgatgtAATGTAATTTAGAAGTACTAGAGAACTTTGGTACTTTATAATTCTTAACAAATCTAATACCATTTTCCAAGGGGTTAATatggttaatataatataactaagcCGGCAATTATCGTGTGTTAAATCTATAAAACGGGGCGTGGTTAATGCCTTAAAGTCTGCTTAAGGCATTACtgataatattgttttagaaCAATACCCAGGTTACCAGCGCACTTTACTTACAAATATTCTACATATTGTCTTATTCTCCCTGAAGCGTTCTACATATAGTACAATTACAAATAACTTAGGTAAGAGAACCTTCGATATaacttagataataataaagccttatttattccacaaaacttattattaatatcttttaCACAAAACAAATGATTAGTAG is a window of Leptidea sinapis chromosome 23, ilLepSina1.1, whole genome shotgun sequence DNA encoding:
- the LOC126971454 gene encoding uncharacterized protein LOC126971454 — protein: MNEHVKPTTFNDKNITRCNEVFSSEDDMRQSLSRICYGDLYVIGRLWIEALKSGLTGSKINLIPVVHAAAKQPEIPQKPPKMSYKDLPIYTCPHYKYKDYLAQQEKCPEAKRKLIHEYLLPSVREYRIDAQKGLRNIRDGYIVAKDEIARDIENATNRIKTYFRDPDRLLLRQAVVLFGGLAGLRYTRHRGIPGRLFGTTLGAFFAGSLCFPRESDELFRNMFYYSGTLLIKIYNIYCSQNVSFRQRVPCADDVPDVPPVLPLQCPKKKT